Within Paenibacillus albicereus, the genomic segment TCAGCGCCGAGGTGACGCGGCCGCCGCGCAGCGTCCAGGCGAGCGCCATGCCGGCCAGCGACTGTCCCCGCTCTTGGGCAAGCCCGTTCAGGTCGCGGATCTGGGCGAGGCGGCTCTCCGTAATCTGGTCCTGGTTCAGGAACACGCTCGGTCCTCCCGCCCGGGAGTCGGACGGAACGCCGTTCAGGTAACGATCCGACAGAAGACCTCCCGCCAGCGGCGAGAAGACGATCGAGCCGATGCCTTCCTCCACCAGCACCTCCTGCAGCCCGTCCTCGATCCAGCGGTTGAACATGGAATAAGAAGGCTGATGGATCAGGCATGGCGTGCCGAGACGCTTCAGGATCCGGCTCGCCTCGCGCGCCTGCTCGGCGCTATAGTTGGAGATGCCGACATACAGCGCCTTGCCCGAGCGCACGGCATGGTCGAGGGCGCCCATCGTCTCCTCCAGCGGCGTGTCCGGATCGGGGCGGTGATGGTAGAAGATGTCGACGTAGTCGACGCCCATCCGCTTCAGGCTCTGGTCGAGGCTCGACAGGACTTGCTTGCGCGAGCCCCACTCGCCGTACGGGCCTTCCCACATGTAGTAGCCCGCCTTGGTGGAGAGGATCAGCTCGTCGCGGTAGGCGGACAGGTCCTGCTTGAGAATGCGGCCGAAGTTCTCCTCGGCGGAGCCGGGAGGAGGGCCGTAGTTGTTGGCCAGGTCGAAGTGCGTGATGCCGAGGTCGAACGCTCGGCGGACCATGGCGCGCCCGTTCTCGAGACGGTCGTTGCCGCCGAAGTTGTGCCACAAGCCGAGGGAAACGGCGGGCAGCTTGAGGCCGCTGCGGCCGGTGCGGTTGTAGCGCATGCCGGCGTAGCGGCCGGATGCAGGTGCATACGTCATGTGAATTCCTCCTGATTAGGTCATATAAGGCGGATGTCCGGGGAGCGCGCGGCTCCGGCCGAAGGCCGGGCGCTGCTCCTCCTGCGCCATGCGGACGAAAAATTCCGGCTCCTCGCGGGCCAGCTCCAGCCATGCGGCGACGCAGGACGGGTCGAAGTGGCGGCCGGACTCGGCCCCGATGAACGCGAGCGCCTGCTCCGGCGTCATCGCTCTCCGGTACGCGCGCTGCGAGGTGAGCGCGTCGTACACGTCGGCGACCGCCGCGATGCGGGCCGGCAGAGGGATCTGCTCGGCCTCGAGCCGGTCGGGATAGCCGCCTCCATCCCAGCGCTCGTGATGCGAGCGGACGACGGCGAGCTCCTGCCGCATGAAGCCGAGATTGCGGCAGAGCTCGTAGCCGCGCACCGGATGCAGCTCGACGACCTGCCGCTCCTCCGGAGAGAGCGCGGCGGGCTTGTTCAGAATCGCTTCCGGCACGTACAGCTTGCCGACATCGTGCACGATCGCCCCTTGCCCGATCGCGAGCAGCTGCTCCGCCGCCAGCCCCATCTTTTCGCCGAGCTTGAGCGCATAGAGCGCGACGCGGTAGTTGTGCCCGGCCGTATAGCCGTCCTTCTGCTCCGTCGCCTGGATCAAGTCCTCGACGCTCGGAGAGATGCACTTCTGCAGCCACTCCTGCGGCGTCGACCGGTACAGCGCGCGCAGCGCGGCGCTGAGCGATCCTCGGCTGCCCGCCAGCTGCCGGCCCAGTCCCCAGGCGACGGAGCCGAGCGAGAGCAGCAGCAGCACGTGGTAGAGCCACCAGCTGAGACGCCATGGCTCGCCCGTCACCATGACGACTTGTCCGGCGGCCATCCAGCCGCAGCCGTACAGGATGCCGAGCTGCAGCGGCATGCGCGCGCTGCGGTAGTTCCGGGCGTAGCTCCAGGCGGCGTGGGCGAGCAGCGCCAGCACGAGCCCGGTCAGCACGGGCCGCGATCCTTGCAGGTCGAGCGCCCAGTCATGCATCGTGTGCGGACCCTGGAGCGAGAAGACGAGGAATGCGAGCAGCAGCGCCGAGTAAGCCGGGATGAGCCAGCGCGGGGCGTTGCCCAGCCGCAGGATCAG encodes:
- the mgrA gene encoding L-glyceraldehyde 3-phosphate reductase; translation: MTYAPASGRYAGMRYNRTGRSGLKLPAVSLGLWHNFGGNDRLENGRAMVRRAFDLGITHFDLANNYGPPPGSAEENFGRILKQDLSAYRDELILSTKAGYYMWEGPYGEWGSRKQVLSSLDQSLKRMGVDYVDIFYHHRPDPDTPLEETMGALDHAVRSGKALYVGISNYSAEQAREASRILKRLGTPCLIHQPSYSMFNRWIEDGLQEVLVEEGIGSIVFSPLAGGLLSDRYLNGVPSDSRAGGPSVFLNQDQITESRLAQIRDLNGLAQERGQSLAGMALAWTLRGGRVTSALIGASRVSQIEDNVKALDNLDFSEAELAAIDRILARKD
- a CDS encoding HD-GYP domain-containing protein, which translates into the protein MRRPVVRMMAVALVSFLLPLGMFLALRESGGLDPRLHAPTIHFYIVGGVSFLALLLAAALGYAGIRLRNLGIAFLSLAYISMTGLLLLHGLATPGFLMDHNSVQGVSSQLGILAAAGWIWLSSLPVARRLILRLGNAPRWLIPAYSALLLAFLVFSLQGPHTMHDWALDLQGSRPVLTGLVLALLAHAAWSYARNYRSARMPLQLGILYGCGWMAAGQVVMVTGEPWRLSWWLYHVLLLLSLGSVAWGLGRQLAGSRGSLSAALRALYRSTPQEWLQKCISPSVEDLIQATEQKDGYTAGHNYRVALYALKLGEKMGLAAEQLLAIGQGAIVHDVGKLYVPEAILNKPAALSPEERQVVELHPVRGYELCRNLGFMRQELAVVRSHHERWDGGGYPDRLEAEQIPLPARIAAVADVYDALTSQRAYRRAMTPEQALAFIGAESGRHFDPSCVAAWLELAREEPEFFVRMAQEEQRPAFGRSRALPGHPPYMT